The following are encoded in a window of Thermoanaerobacter ethanolicus JW 200 genomic DNA:
- a CDS encoding carbohydrate ABC transporter permease, producing the protein MEKNNRLLGGIKFFALSIFLVLYIFPFFIVLINSFKERKEILENPLKLPSVLNLSNYIDAFTKMNYLHAFLNSLIITAFSVFLITLLSSMTAYIFVRKKWKFNQFMFFFMVASMIIPFQGIMIPLVKIYGSIGMMNSKWALIYMYVGFGASLAVFMYHGFIKSIPLELEEAATIDGCSQLQTFFKIVFPLLKPVTTTIAILDILWIWNDFLLPYLVLMAPEQRTLPLSVFYFYGTYTIEYGPAMAALMLATIPVIIAYLLMQKQIIEGVLKGSIK; encoded by the coding sequence ATGGAAAAGAATAATCGCCTACTTGGTGGAATAAAATTTTTTGCTTTAAGTATTTTTTTGGTACTTTATATATTTCCATTTTTTATAGTTTTAATTAATTCCTTTAAAGAGAGAAAGGAAATACTAGAAAACCCACTCAAGCTTCCGTCGGTGCTGAATTTAAGCAATTACATTGATGCTTTTACAAAAATGAATTATCTACATGCTTTTTTGAATTCTTTGATTATAACTGCTTTTAGTGTATTTTTGATTACATTGCTGTCATCAATGACTGCTTATATTTTTGTAAGAAAAAAGTGGAAATTCAATCAGTTTATGTTCTTTTTTATGGTGGCATCTATGATTATTCCTTTCCAAGGGATAATGATACCCCTTGTAAAAATATATGGTTCTATCGGCATGATGAATAGCAAATGGGCATTGATTTATATGTATGTAGGTTTTGGTGCATCTTTGGCCGTATTTATGTATCACGGTTTTATAAAGAGTATACCATTGGAATTAGAAGAGGCTGCTACTATTGATGGGTGCAGCCAGCTTCAGACTTTCTTTAAAATTGTTTTTCCGCTTTTGAAGCCAGTAACAACAACAATAGCTATATTGGATATTTTGTGGATATGGAATGACTTTCTATTGCCATATTTAGTACTCATGGCGCCAGAGCAGAGAACTTTACCGCTTTCTGTTTTCTATTTTTATGGAACTTACACGATTGAATATGGGCCTGCTATGGCAGCTCTTATGTTAGCTACAATTCCTGTAATAATTGCATATTTACTAATGCAAAAGCAGATTATAGAAGGCGTTTTAAAGGGTTCAATAAAATAA
- a CDS encoding HEAT repeat domain-containing protein, with protein MMRYICPVCFKIAEIGEEKCSNCGYDFKNISKDDYSEKLIKAINHPDYNVAYMAAKIIGELKIKKAEKVLIEHLRNNGGKKDPYIEQIIVWALGEIGGEESHRFLLENKDKFSILTKNIIENSLEKIKTRVANKEGESIGK; from the coding sequence ATGATGAGATATATATGTCCTGTGTGTTTTAAAATAGCTGAAATTGGAGAAGAAAAGTGCTCGAATTGCGGATATGATTTTAAAAATATATCAAAGGATGATTACAGTGAAAAACTTATAAAAGCTATAAATCATCCAGACTATAATGTTGCTTACATGGCAGCAAAAATAATTGGGGAACTTAAAATAAAGAAAGCAGAAAAAGTATTGATAGAACATTTACGCAATAATGGGGGTAAAAAGGACCCATATATTGAACAGATTATTGTTTGGGCTCTTGGAGAGATTGGCGGAGAAGAGTCTCACAGGTTTCTTTTAGAAAACAAAGATAAATTCTCAATTTTAACAAAAAATATCATTGAAAATTCTTTGGAGAAAATTAAAACAAGAGTGGCAAATAAGGAAGGTGAGTCAATTGGAAAATAA
- a CDS encoding LacI family DNA-binding transcriptional regulator, which yields MPTIKDVAKKAGVTVTTVSRVLNNRGYISEVTRKKVYEAMKELNYQPNELARSLYRKKSYLIGLLIPNVAHPFFAELTGYIEYYAYQEGYKILLCNSGQDSSKEKEYIDMLKRHQVDGIIIGSHTLEAEQYLNVKLPIVAIDRYYSNIPYVASDNYKGGILATKLLIQKGCKKIAHISGPLILNTPANNRYKAFKEVATQENVEYFVVETKLNRFEIEEYKKIVRGLFKEHPDIDGIFASGDLIAASVISVAKELNKKIPQDLKIVGYDDINVANLVVPSLTTVRQPIKEIARKAIELILRQIDGEKVEKENILPITLIERETT from the coding sequence ATGCCAACTATAAAAGACGTAGCGAAAAAAGCAGGAGTTACAGTTACGACTGTATCGAGGGTTTTAAATAACAGAGGCTATATAAGCGAGGTAACGAGAAAAAAAGTTTATGAGGCGATGAAAGAGTTAAATTACCAGCCTAACGAGTTAGCAAGGTCCTTATACAGAAAAAAATCCTATTTAATAGGTTTATTAATTCCCAATGTAGCGCACCCTTTTTTTGCAGAATTGACCGGTTATATAGAATATTATGCTTATCAAGAAGGTTATAAAATTTTGTTGTGCAATTCTGGGCAAGATAGTAGCAAGGAAAAAGAGTATATAGATATGCTGAAAAGGCATCAAGTTGATGGTATAATTATTGGCAGTCATACCTTAGAAGCAGAGCAATATTTAAATGTGAAACTTCCTATTGTGGCAATTGATAGATATTATTCCAATATACCTTATGTAGCTTCAGACAATTATAAAGGTGGAATTTTGGCTACAAAACTTTTAATACAAAAGGGATGTAAAAAAATTGCTCACATAAGCGGCCCATTGATTTTGAATACACCGGCAAATAATCGTTATAAAGCGTTCAAAGAGGTAGCAACACAAGAGAATGTTGAGTATTTTGTTGTAGAAACAAAGTTAAACAGGTTTGAGATAGAAGAATATAAAAAAATAGTAAGAGGCCTTTTTAAAGAACATCCAGACATTGACGGTATATTTGCCAGTGGCGATTTAATCGCTGCTTCTGTAATAAGTGTGGCTAAAGAGTTAAATAAAAAAATACCTCAAGATTTGAAAATTGTAGGTTATGATGATATAAATGTCGCTAATTTGGTAGTTCCATCTTTAACAACCGTAAGACAACCAATTAAAGAAATAGCAAGAAAAGCTATTGAACTGATATTACGCCAAATAGATGGTGAAAAGGTGGAAAAAGAAAATATTTTGCCTATAACTCTGATAGAGAGGGAGACTACGTAA
- a CDS encoding peptidoglycan D,D-transpeptidase FtsI family protein — protein MFFALIVRLIWIQGINSEKLAMAVERQSTADIILKPQRGNIYDVNGNILACNVPAGDVFAAPKFIKNPEKVSEELYKYLNMDKDSLYKILSNKKSEWAVLGRSIPLENINKIKSLNIPGIYVEDTFMRNYPNGKMLSQVLGFTGIDGNGLYGLEYSLNKYLSGVPGREISLVDAEGRKVGVPSKLYKPTNGDNIVLTIDSVIQSYTEKAIKNGYEKYKPQDGITAIVMNPKTGEILAMANLPDFDPNNPQDVPSQEYWSNPAISSIYEPGSVFKVITASAALESAVVTPNEKFYDPGYYIVSGRKIRSWTVLGDITFSQAIEKSSDTVFMQVVERLGLDTFYKYIYAFGFGSPTGIELPGEASGMILLKSKVYPVDLATMSFGQGIAVTPIQMITAFSAVINGGNLMVPHIVKYIEEGDKIIKEYKPQIVRQVISKKTSDTMKYILEKTVTEGTAQTAQVPGYTVGGKTGTTENYAPGKYVASFAGFAPVENPKIAVLVLVKNPTQNGYMGGEVAAPIAQEILRDTLRYYDTVKK, from the coding sequence ATGTTTTTCGCCCTTATTGTAAGGCTTATATGGATACAGGGTATAAACTCCGAAAAACTTGCCATGGCAGTCGAAAGGCAAAGTACTGCTGATATCATATTAAAGCCTCAACGGGGCAATATTTATGATGTAAACGGGAATATACTTGCCTGTAATGTTCCAGCAGGAGATGTATTTGCGGCTCCTAAATTTATAAAAAACCCAGAAAAAGTTTCTGAAGAACTCTATAAATATTTAAATATGGACAAAGATTCACTTTATAAAATTCTTTCAAATAAAAAATCAGAATGGGCTGTACTTGGCAGGTCCATTCCTCTTGAAAATATAAATAAAATAAAAAGTCTTAACATACCAGGCATATATGTAGAAGATACTTTTATGAGAAATTATCCCAACGGCAAAATGCTATCACAAGTATTAGGGTTCACAGGAATTGATGGCAATGGTTTGTATGGCCTTGAATATTCTTTAAATAAATACTTAAGTGGTGTACCTGGCCGTGAAATCTCTCTTGTAGATGCAGAAGGTAGAAAAGTAGGAGTCCCAAGCAAGCTTTACAAACCTACAAATGGTGATAATATTGTCCTCACAATTGATTCTGTAATACAAAGTTATACAGAAAAAGCTATAAAAAATGGCTATGAAAAGTATAAACCGCAAGATGGTATAACAGCAATAGTTATGAATCCAAAAACGGGTGAAATACTTGCAATGGCTAACTTGCCTGATTTTGACCCAAATAATCCGCAAGATGTACCTTCACAAGAATATTGGTCAAATCCTGCAATATCAAGTATTTACGAACCCGGTTCGGTATTTAAAGTGATAACCGCTTCTGCAGCATTAGAATCAGCTGTAGTTACGCCAAACGAAAAATTCTATGACCCTGGGTATTATATAGTCTCCGGTAGAAAAATTAGAAGTTGGACAGTTTTGGGAGATATAACTTTTTCGCAAGCTATTGAAAAATCAAGTGATACAGTTTTTATGCAGGTGGTAGAACGTTTAGGCCTTGACACTTTTTATAAATACATATATGCTTTTGGTTTTGGCTCGCCTACGGGGATTGAACTGCCCGGCGAAGCCAGTGGAATGATTTTGCTAAAGTCAAAAGTATACCCCGTAGACCTCGCCACTATGTCATTTGGTCAGGGAATTGCCGTGACTCCTATTCAAATGATTACGGCTTTTTCCGCTGTAATAAACGGTGGAAACCTCATGGTTCCACATATTGTAAAATATATTGAAGAGGGAGATAAAATAATTAAAGAATATAAACCTCAAATAGTCAGACAGGTAATTTCTAAAAAAACTTCCGATACAATGAAGTATATACTTGAAAAAACAGTAACAGAAGGCACTGCTCAAACAGCACAAGTACCTGGCTATACAGTAGGTGGAAAAACAGGTACAACGGAAAATTATGCTCCAGGAAAATACGTAGCATCATTTGCTGGATTTGCACCAGTTGAAAACCCAAAAATTGCCGTATTAGTTCTTGTTAAAAATCCTACGCAAAATGGGTATATGGGAGGAGAAGTAGCCGCGCCAATAGCCCAGGAAATATTAAGAGACACTCTTAGATATTACGATACAGTAAAAAAATAA
- a CDS encoding carbohydrate ABC transporter permease, whose translation MEQEKTLLAKLKTYLIFAGPTTFAFLTVIILPFLYGIYLTFTDWNGISATHAFVGFSNYLQVFKDKVFWTSFLLTLKYVFFTVILINVIAFFLAYMLTSGVKGQNFFRAGFFTPNLIGGILLGFIWQFIFSNILVYLGKSYNIPILSGSWLSDPDKAFWALVIVTVWQYTGYMMVIYISGFMNIPRDLLEAASIDGANTYQRLKNVILPLMVPSFTISVFLTLQRGFMVYDINLALTNGGPYKSTELISLHIYNTAFLSQQYGIGQAEAFFLFFVVAAVTLLQVYFSKKLEVEN comes from the coding sequence GTGGAACAAGAAAAAACTTTGTTGGCTAAACTCAAAACGTACTTGATATTTGCAGGACCTACTACCTTTGCTTTTCTCACAGTAATAATACTACCGTTTTTATATGGAATATATTTAACTTTTACTGATTGGAATGGTATTTCTGCTACACATGCTTTTGTAGGTTTTTCAAATTATTTACAAGTATTTAAAGATAAAGTATTTTGGACATCTTTTTTATTGACACTAAAATATGTATTTTTCACAGTAATATTAATTAATGTCATAGCTTTTTTCTTGGCTTATATGTTAACGAGTGGCGTAAAAGGCCAAAATTTCTTTAGAGCAGGGTTTTTTACTCCCAATTTGATAGGCGGAATATTGTTAGGTTTTATATGGCAATTTATTTTTTCAAACATTTTAGTATATTTAGGAAAATCATATAATATACCAATTTTGTCAGGCTCTTGGTTGTCAGATCCTGACAAAGCTTTTTGGGCTTTGGTGATTGTGACAGTCTGGCAGTATACTGGTTATATGATGGTGATATATATTTCAGGTTTTATGAATATACCGAGAGATTTGTTAGAAGCAGCAAGTATAGACGGAGCAAATACTTATCAAAGACTAAAAAATGTGATACTTCCATTAATGGTGCCTTCTTTTACTATAAGTGTTTTTTTGACTTTACAAAGAGGGTTTATGGTTTACGATATAAACTTGGCTTTGACAAATGGAGGACCATATAAAAGCACCGAACTCATATCACTTCACATATATAACACTGCTTTTTTAAGTCAGCAGTATGGTATTGGTCAAGCAGAGGCGTTTTTTCTCTTTTTTGTGGTAGCGGCTGTCACGTTGCTTCAAGTGTATTTTAGCAAAAAGCTGGAGGTGGAAAATTGA
- a CDS encoding ABC transporter substrate-binding protein encodes MKRKILSIMLTFALVFSLMAGCGTKSSDNGESNSTATATKTVKITLLNSKGEIQAQLEDAAKAFTKENPNITVEVIPAAAGQSPFEKVTSMYASGNAPTMAMLDPGDIAKFKDKFLDLSSEKWVSDAIDGALNAATVDGKVIAFPFAVEGYGLIYNKAVLDKAYGGNFDPSSIKTRDALEEAFKKVEATGAKALEISPMDWSLGAHFLSIAYADQSKDPAQVAQFLSDLKAGKVDLANNKVFNGLMDTFDMMKKYNIDKNDPLSPTYDRGPELIGKGEVGFWFMGNWAWPQIKEFDTANGQYGFIPVPISNNPDDYGNSGIPVGVTKFIGIDKTQNSAEQQDAAKKFLDWLVYSSTGQDMLVNKLNIIPAFKNITLQPQDPLAKSILQYVKSGNTLEFMTTLPPDHWSKLGASMQKYLAGKIDRKGLIDEIENYWKNVQ; translated from the coding sequence ATGAAGAGAAAAATTTTATCCATTATGTTGACGTTTGCATTGGTTTTTTCGCTCATGGCAGGCTGTGGTACAAAAAGCAGCGATAATGGAGAAAGTAATAGTACTGCCACGGCAACAAAGACTGTAAAAATTACTTTGCTAAATTCTAAGGGGGAAATTCAGGCTCAATTAGAAGATGCAGCTAAAGCTTTTACAAAAGAAAATCCGAATATTACTGTAGAAGTCATTCCTGCAGCAGCCGGTCAGTCACCTTTTGAAAAGGTTACCTCCATGTATGCATCTGGTAATGCACCGACAATGGCAATGTTAGATCCAGGTGATATAGCAAAATTCAAAGATAAATTCTTAGATTTAAGCAGTGAAAAGTGGGTTTCAGATGCAATAGATGGTGCTTTAAATGCAGCTACAGTGGATGGAAAGGTTATAGCGTTTCCGTTTGCTGTTGAAGGATATGGACTTATTTACAACAAGGCTGTACTGGACAAGGCTTATGGTGGAAACTTTGATCCGAGTTCTATAAAGACGAGAGATGCTTTAGAAGAAGCATTTAAAAAAGTAGAAGCAACAGGTGCTAAAGCACTAGAAATTTCTCCAATGGATTGGTCTTTAGGCGCACATTTCCTTTCAATAGCGTATGCGGATCAATCTAAAGATCCTGCTCAAGTAGCTCAATTTTTATCAGACTTAAAAGCGGGAAAAGTTGATTTAGCAAATAATAAAGTGTTTAATGGCTTAATGGATACTTTTGACATGATGAAAAAGTACAACATAGATAAAAATGATCCATTATCTCCGACTTATGATAGAGGACCAGAGCTTATTGGTAAAGGTGAAGTTGGATTTTGGTTTATGGGAAATTGGGCATGGCCACAGATAAAAGAATTTGATACTGCAAATGGACAATACGGCTTTATACCTGTACCAATCAGCAATAACCCAGATGACTATGGTAATTCAGGTATACCTGTAGGTGTAACAAAATTTATCGGCATAGATAAAACACAAAATAGTGCTGAGCAGCAAGATGCAGCTAAGAAATTTTTAGATTGGTTGGTATACAGCTCTACAGGTCAAGACATGCTTGTGAACAAACTTAACATTATACCTGCATTTAAAAATATAACTTTACAACCGCAAGATCCCCTTGCTAAATCTATTTTGCAGTATGTTAAGAGTGGTAATACTTTAGAGTTTATGACTACATTGCCACCTGACCACTGGTCAAAGTTAGGAGCTTCAATGCAAAAGTATTTGGCAGGGAAAATTGACAGAAAAGGCTTGATTGATGAAATAGAAAATTATTGGAAAAATGTTCAATAA
- a CDS encoding glycoside hydrolase family 32 protein, protein MELRNINDANKYIQANKSRLNLQYRLKYHLMGEYGWINDPNGFIYYKGNYHLFYQHNPYEAVWGPMHWGHAISKDLVKWTYLPIALVPGDDFDKDGCFSGSAIEKDDMLCLLYTGHIYTGPDKSKDYKQVQNLAYSKDGINFIKYSKNPVIGEKQIPEEASKKDFRDPKVFKNGQYYYMMLGSNDGNGHGQVLLYKSTNLKDWDFVNILARGNENTGYNWECPDLFELEGRHVLMVSAEHIKTRGNDFNSTHSSIYFIGDLDINKGIFKFDIDGYQQIDYGFDFYAPQTTSDKLGRRLMVAWMDMWGEVMPTQERGHNWAGAMTLPREILMVNGKLYFRPIKEIENYRKNHYKLINLKIDGEKNLDTYGDCYELEVEFEGGKAEEFGLKIRKGDNEETILSYKRDESLFIFDRNKSGIGPKGERKINVALKNNKLKLRVFVDVSSVEIFINDWEKVMSGRIYPSKNSVNISVYSKGECKINYLNKWDIVVD, encoded by the coding sequence TTGGAATTGAGAAATATAAATGATGCAAATAAGTATATTCAAGCAAATAAGAGTAGATTAAATTTACAGTATAGATTGAAATACCATCTAATGGGTGAATATGGTTGGATTAATGACCCTAATGGATTTATATATTACAAAGGTAATTACCATTTGTTTTATCAGCACAACCCTTATGAAGCAGTTTGGGGTCCAATGCATTGGGGGCATGCGATTAGTAAGGATTTGGTTAAATGGACTTATCTTCCAATAGCGTTAGTGCCGGGAGATGATTTTGACAAAGATGGGTGTTTTTCAGGTAGTGCCATTGAAAAAGACGATATGTTATGTTTACTGTATACTGGACACATATATACAGGACCTGATAAGAGTAAAGATTATAAGCAGGTTCAAAATTTGGCTTACTCGAAAGATGGCATTAATTTCATAAAATACAGTAAAAATCCTGTAATTGGAGAAAAACAAATTCCAGAAGAAGCAAGTAAAAAGGATTTTAGAGACCCTAAAGTTTTTAAAAACGGACAATATTATTACATGATGTTAGGTTCAAATGATGGAAATGGACACGGGCAGGTATTATTGTATAAATCAACAAATTTAAAAGATTGGGATTTTGTAAATATACTTGCGAGAGGGAATGAAAACACAGGTTACAATTGGGAATGTCCTGATTTATTTGAATTAGAGGGCAGGCATGTACTGATGGTATCTGCAGAACATATAAAGACTAGAGGGAATGATTTTAATAGTACTCACTCATCTATATATTTTATTGGAGATTTAGACATAAACAAAGGGATATTTAAGTTTGATATTGATGGTTATCAACAGATTGACTATGGATTTGACTTTTATGCTCCACAAACTACTAGTGATAAATTGGGAAGAAGGCTTATGGTTGCATGGATGGATATGTGGGGGGAAGTTATGCCAACACAGGAAAGAGGCCATAATTGGGCTGGAGCCATGACATTACCAAGGGAAATTTTAATGGTTAATGGTAAATTATATTTTAGGCCGATTAAAGAAATAGAAAACTACAGAAAAAATCATTATAAGCTTATAAACTTAAAGATAGATGGAGAAAAAAACTTAGACACATATGGTGACTGTTATGAACTTGAAGTTGAGTTTGAGGGGGGTAAAGCAGAGGAATTTGGTTTAAAAATAAGAAAAGGAGACAATGAAGAAACTATTTTATCATATAAAAGAGATGAATCATTATTTATATTTGACCGCAATAAATCAGGTATAGGACCTAAAGGAGAAAGGAAAATAAATGTAGCTTTAAAAAATAATAAACTTAAACTCAGAGTATTTGTAGATGTAAGTTCGGTTGAGATATTTATTAATGATTGGGAAAAAGTAATGAGTGGAAGGATATATCCTAGCAAAAATTCGGTAAATATATCTGTATATTCCAAAGGGGAATGCAAAATTAATTATTTAAATAAATGGGATATTGTTGTAGATTAA
- a CDS encoding carbohydrate kinase family protein, giving the protein MYDVIALGELLIDFTPAGFSDNGNTLFEMNPGGAPANVLTAVTKLGGKGAFIGKVGDDQFGYFLKKVLENNQINTDGLKFTTKANTTLAFVHLDDKGDRSFTFYRNPGADTMLEEEDIELDLIEKGKIFHFGSLSMTDEPSRSATLKAIEYAKQNKKIISYDPNWRPPLWENETVAKKEMVLGLQYADIVKLSEDELQFLTGESNLEYGSKTLFDMGIKLVLVTLGAKGCYYRHTSGTGHIPAYRVNVVDTTGAGDAFLGGVLYNISKIDYPLDKLKTQELEKIIDFANATGGLCTTKRGAIPAMPTLEEVKYLLVHGVKSL; this is encoded by the coding sequence ATGTATGATGTTATAGCTTTAGGTGAGTTGCTGATTGATTTTACTCCTGCAGGGTTTTCTGATAATGGAAATACACTATTTGAAATGAATCCTGGGGGAGCACCTGCAAATGTGTTAACTGCTGTTACAAAATTAGGAGGAAAAGGTGCTTTTATAGGTAAAGTAGGTGATGACCAATTTGGATATTTTTTAAAAAAAGTGCTTGAAAATAATCAAATTAACACAGATGGTTTAAAATTTACTACAAAAGCAAATACAACTCTTGCTTTTGTACATCTTGATGACAAAGGAGACAGAAGCTTTACTTTTTATCGAAATCCGGGAGCTGACACAATGTTGGAAGAAGAGGATATTGAACTGGATTTAATAGAAAAAGGAAAAATATTTCATTTTGGGTCTTTATCTATGACAGATGAACCTTCGAGAAGTGCCACATTAAAAGCTATTGAATATGCAAAACAAAATAAAAAAATTATTTCATATGACCCAAATTGGAGACCACCTTTATGGGAAAATGAAACTGTTGCGAAAAAAGAAATGGTTTTGGGATTACAATATGCAGATATAGTGAAATTATCTGAAGACGAACTACAATTTCTGACGGGAGAATCAAACTTGGAATATGGCAGTAAAACATTATTTGATATGGGGATAAAACTAGTTTTAGTAACTTTAGGAGCAAAAGGTTGCTATTATAGACATACATCGGGCACAGGACATATACCTGCATATCGTGTAAATGTGGTAGATACAACAGGAGCTGGAGATGCTTTTTTAGGAGGAGTTCTTTATAATATATCAAAAATAGATTATCCCCTAGATAAATTAAAAACTCAAGAACTCGAAAAAATTATTGACTTTGCTAATGCTACCGGTGGACTATGCACAACTAAAAGAGGAGCAATTCCTGCAATGCCAACATTAGAAGAGGTAAAATATTTACTAGTACATGGTGTAAAATCGTTGTAA
- a CDS encoding MFS transporter, which translates to MENKEIKNNVNNNIKVLGWVAFFGGLSQDMIVPILPTFYTQILGLSKEMVGLIEGSVTTVVSLMRIISGIISDKIGKRKSIVFIGYLFSAIGRVLLPLTNGAAMAFGLRLVDGIGKGTKDAPRDALVAKSSKIKNMGFSFGFQRMLDTLGSFLGPLITAGLMLLFTKYIDSIKYRLIFLIAGLVAFITIILIGLFVVEQKGERVSSSFKLDLSVFKGKFLLFFIVMLVFTLGNSSDAFLILRARSVGVSESTIPIIIAMFNLFYALLSVPSGVLSDKIGRVNVIRLGWIIYAVTYLGFALAKLPWHIWVLYAIYGVYYSTTEGVAKSLVAHIVDDSNRGTAFGLYNASMGLLALPASFIAGYLWDKVSPAAPFYFGALCSIMAVVLITLFKIEKS; encoded by the coding sequence TTGGAAAATAAAGAGATAAAAAACAACGTGAATAATAACATTAAAGTCTTGGGGTGGGTTGCATTTTTTGGTGGATTAAGTCAGGATATGATTGTACCTATTTTGCCTACTTTTTATACGCAGATTCTGGGACTGAGTAAAGAAATGGTAGGTTTAATAGAGGGAAGTGTCACTACAGTTGTAAGCCTTATGAGAATAATATCCGGAATAATTTCAGATAAGATTGGGAAAAGAAAATCTATTGTGTTTATTGGATATCTATTTTCTGCCATTGGAAGAGTATTACTGCCATTGACGAATGGTGCTGCCATGGCTTTTGGGTTGAGACTGGTTGATGGTATTGGAAAAGGTACAAAAGATGCGCCGAGAGATGCACTTGTTGCAAAATCTTCTAAAATTAAAAATATGGGCTTTTCGTTTGGATTTCAAAGAATGCTTGACACATTAGGTTCCTTCCTTGGGCCATTGATTACTGCCGGTTTAATGCTCTTGTTTACCAAATATATAGATTCTATAAAGTACAGATTAATATTTTTGATTGCTGGCCTTGTAGCTTTTATCACAATAATCCTCATAGGTTTATTTGTAGTGGAGCAAAAGGGTGAAAGAGTAAGTTCATCTTTCAAATTAGATTTGTCTGTTTTTAAGGGAAAATTTCTGCTGTTTTTCATTGTAATGCTAGTTTTTACGCTTGGCAACAGTAGTGATGCATTTTTGATTCTAAGAGCTCGCAGTGTAGGTGTAAGTGAATCGACGATACCGATAATTATAGCTATGTTTAATCTGTTTTATGCGTTGTTGTCAGTACCGAGTGGAGTATTGTCTGACAAAATAGGAAGAGTTAATGTAATCAGGTTAGGCTGGATTATTTATGCAGTTACATATCTCGGTTTTGCATTAGCAAAATTGCCGTGGCATATTTGGGTTTTGTACGCGATATATGGAGTTTACTATTCAACAACGGAAGGTGTTGCAAAGTCTCTTGTTGCACATATAGTCGATGATAGTAATAGAGGAACTGCATTTGGGTTGTATAATGCATCGATGGGACTACTTGCACTCCCGGCAAGTTTTATTGCTGGATATTTGTGGGATAAAGTATCTCCTGCTGCACCCTTTTACTTTGGAGCATTATGTTCCATAATGGCAGTTGTTCTAATAACACTGTTTAAAATTGAAAAAAGTTAA
- a CDS encoding DUF6062 family protein → MKLEFIPLYEVFEKYKGGCPICKIIKDEEKAYCEHLFEDEVLKDPEMYVKIRETNFCHYHLELLNNSYDKLGLAIALKANISYKLQQITDKRKSLKKKRAKETKNKCLICDYLSERDKYQMHILIDILHTDKEFVEKHSEGLSKLCFHHLNMLIEAKKDITPQIEKIIKINETAIEKNITDLEWFITKFDYRFHDEPWYDSKDSFERALKLLRGGYYD, encoded by the coding sequence ATGAAGTTAGAATTTATTCCATTGTATGAGGTTTTTGAAAAATATAAGGGAGGTTGTCCAATATGCAAGATTATAAAAGACGAAGAAAAAGCCTATTGTGAGCATTTGTTTGAAGATGAGGTTTTAAAAGACCCTGAAATGTATGTCAAAATAAGAGAGACAAATTTCTGCCATTATCATTTGGAATTATTGAATAATTCATATGATAAATTGGGTTTGGCAATTGCATTAAAAGCAAATATCAGTTATAAATTGCAGCAGATTACAGACAAACGTAAGTCTTTAAAGAAAAAAAGAGCGAAAGAAACAAAAAACAAATGCCTTATTTGTGATTATTTAAGTGAAAGAGATAAATACCAGATGCATATATTGATAGATATTTTACATACTGATAAAGAATTTGTTGAAAAGCATAGTGAAGGGTTGTCTAAATTGTGTTTTCATCACCTAAATATGCTTATAGAAGCTAAAAAGGATATTACACCACAAATTGAGAAAATAATTAAAATAAATGAAACGGCAATTGAAAAAAATATTACTGATCTTGAATGGTTTATAACAAAATTTGATTATAGATTTCATGATGAACCATGGTATGACTCCAAGGATTCGTTTGAAAGAGCATTGAAATTATTGAGAGGTGGCTATTATGATTAG